A genomic region of Gammaproteobacteria bacterium contains the following coding sequences:
- a CDS encoding transporter substrate-binding domain-containing protein, whose product MDRRALNRYSQHNQELLGSNRRKIFGIILNFLLIVGVSLLPACKIPRDPNNTLNHVSNSTLKVGFCVNPPWVVDTHPPSGIEAEIIQVFAKQIHADIQWVAGAEENLFDGVQKNTVNIIICGIKDDSPWKASVSFTRPYLQKETSHSSEKFSPRVFAIMKGENAFLVALDKFIVKNQTLIQQIAAKNAHN is encoded by the coding sequence ATGGATAGACGTGCGTTGAATAGATATTCTCAACATAACCAGGAGCTGCTCGGCTCCAACCGAAGAAAAATTTTTGGAATTATTCTTAATTTTCTCCTCATTGTGGGTGTGTCGTTACTACCCGCCTGTAAAATTCCGCGCGATCCAAACAATACATTAAATCATGTCTCAAATAGCACTCTTAAAGTAGGATTTTGTGTTAATCCTCCATGGGTAGTAGACACACATCCGCCTAGTGGTATTGAAGCTGAAATTATCCAGGTTTTCGCCAAACAAATACATGCAGACATTCAATGGGTTGCAGGTGCGGAAGAAAATTTATTTGATGGTGTACAAAAAAATACAGTGAATATTATCATTTGCGGTATTAAGGACGATTCGCCATGGAAAGCTTCTGTTAGTTTCACTCGACCCTATTTGCAGAAGGAAACTTCTCATTCTTCTGAGAAATTCTCACCGCGGGTATTTGCGATTATGAAAGGGGAAAATGCTTTCCTCGTAGCATTAGACAAATTCATAGTAAAAAATCAAACCTTGATTCAACAAATAGCAGCTAAAAATGCACATAACTAA